In Nicotiana tabacum cultivar K326 chromosome 17, ASM71507v2, whole genome shotgun sequence, one DNA window encodes the following:
- the LOC107795018 gene encoding F-box protein At5g49610 isoform X2, whose protein sequence is MEFSEAGYAIGSDEWDDNIPDNWDDSIPDKWDNNILDTFKFADYDFTATYQMEEEKFPAHIIRKEDMKLKDVVKEHVLPFLPAKSLMKFRAVSKEWDKWIGGPLLTYQQSFLCQSLSGYFYQDTKMGWDPRFISLDHSASGVPNPALHFLPEKVKILSSCNGLLLCQGWEKYYVCNPATQDWKMLPLPQYYHGAEPAVVLAFEPSLRNIEVYYHVICAFPLLGQPIIGFEIYSSESNSWKCSSAYCTELENPSLVGGGLYMKGVVYYETTSNEVLAFAVKDELPAIISLPTMLVGRHGSLTQMEGELCYITAYNETGNVFLIDIYQGMEMSLKRSVSVNLGPNRSYTQECEVLPCVNSDAVVICVGSFIYLYHPREQKVERTMTSSGAIGYGRKFLPYINSLVTLH, encoded by the exons ATGGAATTCTCTGAAGCAGGCTATGCCATTGGCTCTGATGAGTGGGACGATAATATTCCTGATAACTGGGACGATAGTATTCCTGATAAATGGGACAATAATATTCTTGATACCTTCAAG TTTGCAGATTATGACTTCACTGCCACTTATCAGATGGAAGAGGAGAAATTTCCTGCACACATCATAAGGAAAGAGGACATGAAGCTCAAAGATGTGGTGAAGGAACATGTGCTCCCTTTCCTTCCTGCTAAATCGCTGATGAAGTTTAGGGCTGTATCCAAAGAATGGGATAAATGGATAGGTGGTCCCTTATTGACCTACCAACAAAGTTTCTTATGCCAGAGTCTTTCGGGCTACTTCTATCAAGATACGAAGATGGGATGGGATCCTAGATTCATATCTCTGGACCATTCTGCAAGTGGAGTTCCCAACCCAGCACTTCATTTCTTGCCTGAAAAGGTCAAAATCCTAAGCTCTTGCAACGGCTTGCTACTTTGTCAGGGGTGGGAGAAGTATTATGTTTGCAATCCTGCAACCCAAGACTGGAAAATGCTCCCTCTTCCTCAGTATTATCATGGAGCTGAACCAGCAGTTGTTCTTGCATTTGAGCCTTCTCTTCGTAACATTGAGGTGTATTATCATGTTATCTGCGCATTTCCTTTGCTTGGGCAGCCAATTATTGGCTTTGAGATTTATTCTTCAGAATCAAATTCCTGGAAGTGCTCATCTGCATACTGTACTGAGTTAGAAAATCCAAGTCTTGTTGGTGGGGGTTTGTATATGAAGGGGGTTGTGTACTATGAGACGACATCGAATGAAGTACTGGCATTTGCTGTAAAAGATGAGCTTCCTGCAATTATATCTTTACCTACTATGCTTGTTGGGAGACATGGATCCTTGACACAGATGGAAGGAGAGCTATGCTATATCACTGCTTATAATGAGACAGGAAATGTTTTCTTAATAGATATCTACCAAGGCATGGAAATGAGCTTGAAGCGCAGTGTTAGCGTCAATCTTGGACCCAATAGGAGTTACACTCAAGAATGCGAGGTACTACCCTGTGTTAACAGTGATGCTGTGGTGATTTGTGTAGGCAGCTTCATATACTTGTATCACCCCAGGGAGCAGAAAGTTGAACGTACTATGACGAGTTCAGGCGCTATTGGTTATGGCAGAAAGTTCCTGCCCTACATAAACAGCCTTGTTACCCTACACTGA
- the LOC107795018 gene encoding F-box protein At5g49610 isoform X1, which produces MEFSEAGYAIGSDEWDDNIPDNWDDSIPDKWDNNILDTFKVFPSATKPQKGGLHLFADYDFTATYQMEEEKFPAHIIRKEDMKLKDVVKEHVLPFLPAKSLMKFRAVSKEWDKWIGGPLLTYQQSFLCQSLSGYFYQDTKMGWDPRFISLDHSASGVPNPALHFLPEKVKILSSCNGLLLCQGWEKYYVCNPATQDWKMLPLPQYYHGAEPAVVLAFEPSLRNIEVYYHVICAFPLLGQPIIGFEIYSSESNSWKCSSAYCTELENPSLVGGGLYMKGVVYYETTSNEVLAFAVKDELPAIISLPTMLVGRHGSLTQMEGELCYITAYNETGNVFLIDIYQGMEMSLKRSVSVNLGPNRSYTQECEVLPCVNSDAVVICVGSFIYLYHPREQKVERTMTSSGAIGYGRKFLPYINSLVTLH; this is translated from the exons ATGGAATTCTCTGAAGCAGGCTATGCCATTGGCTCTGATGAGTGGGACGATAATATTCCTGATAACTGGGACGATAGTATTCCTGATAAATGGGACAATAATATTCTTGATACCTTCAAGGTATTTCCCTCAGCAACTAAACCTCAGAAAGGTGGACTTCACTTG TTTGCAGATTATGACTTCACTGCCACTTATCAGATGGAAGAGGAGAAATTTCCTGCACACATCATAAGGAAAGAGGACATGAAGCTCAAAGATGTGGTGAAGGAACATGTGCTCCCTTTCCTTCCTGCTAAATCGCTGATGAAGTTTAGGGCTGTATCCAAAGAATGGGATAAATGGATAGGTGGTCCCTTATTGACCTACCAACAAAGTTTCTTATGCCAGAGTCTTTCGGGCTACTTCTATCAAGATACGAAGATGGGATGGGATCCTAGATTCATATCTCTGGACCATTCTGCAAGTGGAGTTCCCAACCCAGCACTTCATTTCTTGCCTGAAAAGGTCAAAATCCTAAGCTCTTGCAACGGCTTGCTACTTTGTCAGGGGTGGGAGAAGTATTATGTTTGCAATCCTGCAACCCAAGACTGGAAAATGCTCCCTCTTCCTCAGTATTATCATGGAGCTGAACCAGCAGTTGTTCTTGCATTTGAGCCTTCTCTTCGTAACATTGAGGTGTATTATCATGTTATCTGCGCATTTCCTTTGCTTGGGCAGCCAATTATTGGCTTTGAGATTTATTCTTCAGAATCAAATTCCTGGAAGTGCTCATCTGCATACTGTACTGAGTTAGAAAATCCAAGTCTTGTTGGTGGGGGTTTGTATATGAAGGGGGTTGTGTACTATGAGACGACATCGAATGAAGTACTGGCATTTGCTGTAAAAGATGAGCTTCCTGCAATTATATCTTTACCTACTATGCTTGTTGGGAGACATGGATCCTTGACACAGATGGAAGGAGAGCTATGCTATATCACTGCTTATAATGAGACAGGAAATGTTTTCTTAATAGATATCTACCAAGGCATGGAAATGAGCTTGAAGCGCAGTGTTAGCGTCAATCTTGGACCCAATAGGAGTTACACTCAAGAATGCGAGGTACTACCCTGTGTTAACAGTGATGCTGTGGTGATTTGTGTAGGCAGCTTCATATACTTGTATCACCCCAGGGAGCAGAAAGTTGAACGTACTATGACGAGTTCAGGCGCTATTGGTTATGGCAGAAAGTTCCTGCCCTACATAAACAGCCTTGTTACCCTACACTGA